Genomic segment of Coffea arabica cultivar ET-39 chromosome 1e, Coffea Arabica ET-39 HiFi, whole genome shotgun sequence:
AAATTCCCGGCCCCGGCTCCGGCCCCGGCCCCGGGCCTCGGCCTCCCACCGTGACGAAAGGATTAATTCCATGTAATTTGTCTAGTGGCTAGTACCTAGGGGGCTTAGATGTCGAGCAACCCATCGTGAGTTAAACCTGGGACGACCCTTCAAAATGATCCCATGTTTCTTGAAGCGTTGATCTTTCTTTCAATCCATGAGTTGAAGTTTCAAGTAACACAAATTacgttgattttttttaatctcaatGCAACAATCTCAGCCCATGTCCATACAATTTTATTCCTAGAATACCCTTACAGgccttacaaaaaaaaaatttatgtgaAAATTTATgtaaaaaaggagagaaaagatgTTGTCGACGAAAACTGCAACGGCCGTTCTGATATTatcccaaaaaggaaaaagcgtAAAGCCAATTTGATTCCTTAGCCCACCAGACCGGAGCCGAGTGCAAAAGATAAATCGTGTATTTCCTCTTAAAAGTAATGCCATAACTAACCGCATCATTACCTTCATAACTAACAATTATACTAATGGCTTCTTTGGTCTTTGCATCGCTGAAAGCAAAGCCCGAATAGTGGTGTATTTTTGGGATGTTATGAAACTGAAATTCACTACAAATACAACGTCACAAGTGGATGTGCATATATTTTGATGGAGGCTCAAGACTTCCAAGTTCCAAGTGGGGGGAGTGGTCCTACAACCACAAAAAGCATATTTTGATGGAGGTTCAAGTGGTCCTACGTACGACGAGAATTTCAGTTTATTCAGTTCAATGCTCAAAATTTCTCGAGACAttctaatctttttttttttttgtcgaaacgatagatgtcctataacctaatctagcctagtctaaggggaaggggagggggTTCGATGTGAGTACAGACTCCATCGATGAAGGTCAATTAAGACCGCCATAAATTGTGACAAATTTGTGGGAAACAGAGATTGAACCCCTGACCTCGAGACATTCTAATCACTCGAAGTGAAAATAGGTATTGAGTTGAGTGCTGGGATAAAGCTTGTGAGAGTGGGAGTGGGATGGAAAGATACTCCCATGAGAATGAgaatgagaaagaaaaaaaaaaaaaaggcaggaCAGGAAATctctttcaaataaaaatatcaCAGACGAAACCTGTCGAtggaccctttttttttttttttccaaattctttGCCCCCTTGTTGGCTCAGTTTTGGATGGTAAGATAATATGCTGCGGAAAGCACGTAAAGTTTAGATTTTTGATGAAATTCTCAAGCCAAACAATCAGGTCAATGGGCGTCCCCCTGCTCCTGTAGTTGACATGCTGAGCAAGGACGAAATAGTACCAACTGAGCCAGTAGCCTTCCGATAACCTATTCCgctagtttcttttcctttttgtttgggCAGAGTAAAAGCTTTATGTGAAGTTGGCCCCCCTTCCTCTTTCGGAAGAAACCTTTGGGGAACCCCTATAAATTCACCCCCTCTCCTTTCACTTCTCTTTCACGCTCTCTGCTTTCTTTACTATCCcttcttcttttgttcttttttttttttttccttccaagaCTTCAACTATGCACCTCCTTCTACCTTGAAATCCGAATTTCATCTCAAAATATAGAGCGTGGGTTTGTTTTGAACCTTGTTTCCGAGAGGCACTACCATAATAAGCATATGATCTACACAGCTTTAGGAATAATGCACTATCACATAGCTTAACACCACCCCTGTTCTTCCCCTGTTTTTTCTGCTGTTTTTCCCGTCACACCTTATCCTCGGACAACAGCAACAGCATGTCTTCAAGCGTGTGTCAAGGGTTGCAGTCATGTATTGAGCCTGGACTCGCGGAACCACGTGTCTTAATTCAGAATTTGGCTCCACCAATACACAACTCTTCCCAGTCCAATCCATGGACTCAAAAGCCAAAAAACGCGCCTCCGCAACCACAACAGGAACAAAATGAGATGATTATTCCCAATGAGAATGACAAGAGCACCCTCATCCAACGCAAATACTGCTACTGTGATTCGGTTGAGAGCAAAAGGAACAGTGACTCGCTCTGGAGCTCCATCCAGGCACTCACCAGAACCAGTCAGAATCGCATGCAAGTGAGCGAGGCAGAACAGCAAGTCTACGTCCACCCTCTCGTCAAGCGCTCCTCATCCGGATTAAGCACAAAAAGCTTGGAAATGTGCACCGAAAATTTAGGGAGCGAAACGGGAAGCAGCATTGACCAAAGCATAGATGActtcccttccccttcactGGATTCCAGGCGGAGGAATGTCCAAGGCATGCACCGATCAAGGTCACgagaattcaccaaaaaaatgtACCCCAGTGTTGGTTTTCCTCCTCCCCTGACTTCTATAGGCGGCTCAGGCGGTGTCCATATGAGGACTCACCGCGAAGGTGGACGTCTGGTGTTGGAAGCTGTAAGTGTTTCTTCTTGCAGCTCTTACTTCAAAGCTGAACGTGCCAATGGCAGGCTTAGGCTTTCCTTGATGAGAGGTGGCTTCACGGGCTCTGACGACTTTCATGACTTGGTGGATGAGTACGGAGAAAATGCGTACAACATGCAACACAACGAAGAAGATGAACCAGAAAAGGAAACTGATAATGACGAAGAAGAGGTTGAAATTGAAGATGCTGCAGAGGATGATGCTAACGAACGTGCTGGCCAGTGGGAAGATGAATCGGATGTGAACGGTGAAAATGTGGTATATGAGGGTGTGGGGGTTGGAGAGTTGGCAAGACTTAGCAGGTGCAAAGAAGGAGGAGCGATGACTAGGAACGGCGAGATGTCAACTTGGGAGCCGTATTTGGTGACCACTTCCTGAAAGCTCGTAAAAGCCATCTTTTGGACCTCAGGGCCAGGATAATGCTACAAACTTACTACTATTGCATAATATATCACTCTTCTATTATTATTGAATAGGATGTACATATTGCTCTCCTGTGTCTGTCTCTT
This window contains:
- the LOC113733598 gene encoding uncharacterized protein → MSSSVCQGLQSCIEPGLAEPRVLIQNLAPPIHNSSQSNPWTQKPKNAPPQPQQEQNEMIIPNENDKSTLIQRKYCYCDSVESKRNSDSLWSSIQALTRTSQNRMQVSEAEQQVYVHPLVKRSSSGLSTKSLEMCTENLGSETGSSIDQSIDDFPSPSLDSRRRNVQGMHRSRSREFTKKMYPSVGFPPPLTSIGGSGGVHMRTHREGGRLVLEAVSVSSCSSYFKAERANGRLRLSLMRGGFTGSDDFHDLVDEYGENAYNMQHNEEDEPEKETDNDEEEVEIEDAAEDDANERAGQWEDESDVNGENVVYEGVGVGELARLSRCKEGGAMTRNGEMSTWEPYLVTTS